A region from the Oryzias latipes chromosome 20, ASM223467v1 genome encodes:
- the ccny gene encoding cyclin-Y isoform X1, translated as MGNTTSCCVSSSPKHRRNNHSRLEPYRPEPELSREDTGCNLQHISDRENIDDLPMEYNPSDHPRASTIFLSKSQTDVVVPNRKVREKRKSLYINHFTHISENKHHPGPVRRKYSSCSTIFLDESTVSQPNLKYTIKCVALAIYYHIKNRDVDGQMLLDIFDEKLHPLTKSEVPSDYDKHDPEQKQIYRFVRTLFSAAQLTAECAIVTLVYLERLLTYAEIDICPSNWKRIVLGAILLASKVWDDQAVWNVDYCQILKDITVEDMNELERQFLELLQFNINVPSSVYAKYYFDLRSLAEANNLSFPLEPLSRDKAQKLEAISRVCDDKYKDLKKLAKKRSVSADNLTVVRWCPAIIS; from the exons ATGGGGAATACAACATCCTGCTGCGTGTCGTCGAGCCCCAAGCACCGGAGGAACAACCACTCGAGACTGGAGCCCTATCGACCGGAGCCGGAGCTCAGTCGTGAGGACACGGGCTGCAACCTCCAGCACATCAGCGACAGAGAGAACATAGACG atCTTCCCATGGAGTACAACCCCTCGGATCACCCCAGGGCCAGCACCATCTTCCTCAGCAAGTCACAAACTGATG TTGTGGTGCCCAACAGAAAAG ttcGAGAAAAGCGGAAGAGCCTTTACATCAACCAT TTTACACACATTTCGGAAAATAAG CATCATCCAGGCCCTGTGAGACGGAAGTACAGCTCCTGTTCCACTATATTTCTTGACGAGAGCACCGTCAGTCAACCCAACCTCAAATACACCATCAAATG tgtagCCCTTGCAATTTATTACCACATAAAGAACAG AGACGTTGACGGACAGATGCTGTTAGACATCTTTGACGAGAAGCTGCATCCTCTCACG AAATCGGAGGTTCCTTCTGACTATGACAAACACGATCCGGAGCAGAAGCAGATCTACCGCTTCGTCAGGACTCTGTTCAGTGCAGCTCAACTCACGGCCGAGTGCGCCATCGTCACTCTG gtCTATTTGGAGAGGCTCTTGACCTACGCCGAGATCGACATTTGCCCATCCAATTGGAAGCGCATCGTGCTTGGAGCCATCCTCTTGGCTTCAAAAGTCTGGGACGACCAGGCGGTCTGGAACGTCGACTACTGCCAGATTCTCAAGGACATCACTGTGGAAGACAT GAACGAGCTGGAGCGCCAATTCCTGGAGTTGTTGCAGTTCAACATCAACGTGCCGTCCAGTGTTTACGCCAAGTATTACTTCGATCTGCGCTCGCTGGCCGAGGCCAACAACCTCAGCTTCCCTCTGGAACCCCTCAGCAGGGACAAGGCCCAGAAACTAGAG GCCATCTCTCGAGTGTGTGACGACAAGTATAAGGACTTGAAGAAACTAGCCAAGAAGCGATCTGTGAGTGCCGACAACCTGACGGTGGTGCGTTGGTGTCCAGCCATCATTTCCTAA
- the ccny gene encoding cyclin-Y isoform X4 → MGNTTSCCVSSSPKHRRNNHSRLEPYRPEPELSREDTGCNLQHISDRENIDDLPMEYNPSDHPRASTIFLSKSQTDVVVPNRKVREKRKSLYINHFTHISENKHHPGPVRRKYSSCSTIFLDESTVSQPNLKYTIKCVALAIYYHIKNRDVDGQMLLDIFDEKLHPLTKSEVPSDYDKHDPEQKQIYRFVRTLFSAAQLTAECAIVTLVYLERLLTYAEIDICPSNWKRIVLGAILLASKVWDDQAVWNVDYCQILKDITVEDMNELERQFLELLQFNINVPSSVYAKYYFDLRSLAEANNLSFPLEPLSRDKAQKLEAISRVCDDKYKDLKKLAKKRSGEQLAQR, encoded by the exons ATGGGGAATACAACATCCTGCTGCGTGTCGTCGAGCCCCAAGCACCGGAGGAACAACCACTCGAGACTGGAGCCCTATCGACCGGAGCCGGAGCTCAGTCGTGAGGACACGGGCTGCAACCTCCAGCACATCAGCGACAGAGAGAACATAGACG atCTTCCCATGGAGTACAACCCCTCGGATCACCCCAGGGCCAGCACCATCTTCCTCAGCAAGTCACAAACTGATG TTGTGGTGCCCAACAGAAAAG ttcGAGAAAAGCGGAAGAGCCTTTACATCAACCAT TTTACACACATTTCGGAAAATAAG CATCATCCAGGCCCTGTGAGACGGAAGTACAGCTCCTGTTCCACTATATTTCTTGACGAGAGCACCGTCAGTCAACCCAACCTCAAATACACCATCAAATG tgtagCCCTTGCAATTTATTACCACATAAAGAACAG AGACGTTGACGGACAGATGCTGTTAGACATCTTTGACGAGAAGCTGCATCCTCTCACG AAATCGGAGGTTCCTTCTGACTATGACAAACACGATCCGGAGCAGAAGCAGATCTACCGCTTCGTCAGGACTCTGTTCAGTGCAGCTCAACTCACGGCCGAGTGCGCCATCGTCACTCTG gtCTATTTGGAGAGGCTCTTGACCTACGCCGAGATCGACATTTGCCCATCCAATTGGAAGCGCATCGTGCTTGGAGCCATCCTCTTGGCTTCAAAAGTCTGGGACGACCAGGCGGTCTGGAACGTCGACTACTGCCAGATTCTCAAGGACATCACTGTGGAAGACAT GAACGAGCTGGAGCGCCAATTCCTGGAGTTGTTGCAGTTCAACATCAACGTGCCGTCCAGTGTTTACGCCAAGTATTACTTCGATCTGCGCTCGCTGGCCGAGGCCAACAACCTCAGCTTCCCTCTGGAACCCCTCAGCAGGGACAAGGCCCAGAAACTAGAG GCCATCTCTCGAGTGTGTGACGACAAGTATAAGGACTTGAAGAAACTAGCCAAGAAGCGATCT GGGGAGCAATTGGCACAGCGCTGA
- the ccny gene encoding cyclin-Y isoform X3, producing MGNTTSCCVSSSPKHRRNNHSRLEPYRPEPELSREDTGCNLQHISDRENIDDLPMEYNPSDHPRASTIFLSKSQTDVVVPNRKVREKRKSLYINHHHPGPVRRKYSSCSTIFLDESTVSQPNLKYTIKCVALAIYYHIKNRDVDGQMLLDIFDEKLHPLTKSEVPSDYDKHDPEQKQIYRFVRTLFSAAQLTAECAIVTLVYLERLLTYAEIDICPSNWKRIVLGAILLASKVWDDQAVWNVDYCQILKDITVEDMNELERQFLELLQFNINVPSSVYAKYYFDLRSLAEANNLSFPLEPLSRDKAQKLEAISRVCDDKYKDLKKLAKKRSVSADNLTVVRWCPAIIS from the exons ATGGGGAATACAACATCCTGCTGCGTGTCGTCGAGCCCCAAGCACCGGAGGAACAACCACTCGAGACTGGAGCCCTATCGACCGGAGCCGGAGCTCAGTCGTGAGGACACGGGCTGCAACCTCCAGCACATCAGCGACAGAGAGAACATAGACG atCTTCCCATGGAGTACAACCCCTCGGATCACCCCAGGGCCAGCACCATCTTCCTCAGCAAGTCACAAACTGATG TTGTGGTGCCCAACAGAAAAG ttcGAGAAAAGCGGAAGAGCCTTTACATCAACCAT CATCATCCAGGCCCTGTGAGACGGAAGTACAGCTCCTGTTCCACTATATTTCTTGACGAGAGCACCGTCAGTCAACCCAACCTCAAATACACCATCAAATG tgtagCCCTTGCAATTTATTACCACATAAAGAACAG AGACGTTGACGGACAGATGCTGTTAGACATCTTTGACGAGAAGCTGCATCCTCTCACG AAATCGGAGGTTCCTTCTGACTATGACAAACACGATCCGGAGCAGAAGCAGATCTACCGCTTCGTCAGGACTCTGTTCAGTGCAGCTCAACTCACGGCCGAGTGCGCCATCGTCACTCTG gtCTATTTGGAGAGGCTCTTGACCTACGCCGAGATCGACATTTGCCCATCCAATTGGAAGCGCATCGTGCTTGGAGCCATCCTCTTGGCTTCAAAAGTCTGGGACGACCAGGCGGTCTGGAACGTCGACTACTGCCAGATTCTCAAGGACATCACTGTGGAAGACAT GAACGAGCTGGAGCGCCAATTCCTGGAGTTGTTGCAGTTCAACATCAACGTGCCGTCCAGTGTTTACGCCAAGTATTACTTCGATCTGCGCTCGCTGGCCGAGGCCAACAACCTCAGCTTCCCTCTGGAACCCCTCAGCAGGGACAAGGCCCAGAAACTAGAG GCCATCTCTCGAGTGTGTGACGACAAGTATAAGGACTTGAAGAAACTAGCCAAGAAGCGATCTGTGAGTGCCGACAACCTGACGGTGGTGCGTTGGTGTCCAGCCATCATTTCCTAA
- the ccny gene encoding cyclin-Y isoform X5 — translation MGNTTSCCVSSSPKHRRNNHSRLEPYRPEPELSREDTGCNLQHISDRENIDDLPMEYNPSDHPRASTIFLSKSQTDVREKRKSLYINHHHPGPVRRKYSSCSTIFLDESTVSQPNLKYTIKCVALAIYYHIKNRDVDGQMLLDIFDEKLHPLTKSEVPSDYDKHDPEQKQIYRFVRTLFSAAQLTAECAIVTLVYLERLLTYAEIDICPSNWKRIVLGAILLASKVWDDQAVWNVDYCQILKDITVEDMNELERQFLELLQFNINVPSSVYAKYYFDLRSLAEANNLSFPLEPLSRDKAQKLEAISRVCDDKYKDLKKLAKKRSVSADNLTVVRWCPAIIS, via the exons ATGGGGAATACAACATCCTGCTGCGTGTCGTCGAGCCCCAAGCACCGGAGGAACAACCACTCGAGACTGGAGCCCTATCGACCGGAGCCGGAGCTCAGTCGTGAGGACACGGGCTGCAACCTCCAGCACATCAGCGACAGAGAGAACATAGACG atCTTCCCATGGAGTACAACCCCTCGGATCACCCCAGGGCCAGCACCATCTTCCTCAGCAAGTCACAAACTGATG ttcGAGAAAAGCGGAAGAGCCTTTACATCAACCAT CATCATCCAGGCCCTGTGAGACGGAAGTACAGCTCCTGTTCCACTATATTTCTTGACGAGAGCACCGTCAGTCAACCCAACCTCAAATACACCATCAAATG tgtagCCCTTGCAATTTATTACCACATAAAGAACAG AGACGTTGACGGACAGATGCTGTTAGACATCTTTGACGAGAAGCTGCATCCTCTCACG AAATCGGAGGTTCCTTCTGACTATGACAAACACGATCCGGAGCAGAAGCAGATCTACCGCTTCGTCAGGACTCTGTTCAGTGCAGCTCAACTCACGGCCGAGTGCGCCATCGTCACTCTG gtCTATTTGGAGAGGCTCTTGACCTACGCCGAGATCGACATTTGCCCATCCAATTGGAAGCGCATCGTGCTTGGAGCCATCCTCTTGGCTTCAAAAGTCTGGGACGACCAGGCGGTCTGGAACGTCGACTACTGCCAGATTCTCAAGGACATCACTGTGGAAGACAT GAACGAGCTGGAGCGCCAATTCCTGGAGTTGTTGCAGTTCAACATCAACGTGCCGTCCAGTGTTTACGCCAAGTATTACTTCGATCTGCGCTCGCTGGCCGAGGCCAACAACCTCAGCTTCCCTCTGGAACCCCTCAGCAGGGACAAGGCCCAGAAACTAGAG GCCATCTCTCGAGTGTGTGACGACAAGTATAAGGACTTGAAGAAACTAGCCAAGAAGCGATCTGTGAGTGCCGACAACCTGACGGTGGTGCGTTGGTGTCCAGCCATCATTTCCTAA
- the ccny gene encoding cyclin-Y isoform X2 translates to MGNTTSCCVSSSPKHRRNNHSRLEPYRPEPELSREDTGCNLQHISDRENIDDLPMEYNPSDHPRASTIFLSKSQTDVREKRKSLYINHFTHISENKHHPGPVRRKYSSCSTIFLDESTVSQPNLKYTIKCVALAIYYHIKNRDVDGQMLLDIFDEKLHPLTKSEVPSDYDKHDPEQKQIYRFVRTLFSAAQLTAECAIVTLVYLERLLTYAEIDICPSNWKRIVLGAILLASKVWDDQAVWNVDYCQILKDITVEDMNELERQFLELLQFNINVPSSVYAKYYFDLRSLAEANNLSFPLEPLSRDKAQKLEAISRVCDDKYKDLKKLAKKRSVSADNLTVVRWCPAIIS, encoded by the exons ATGGGGAATACAACATCCTGCTGCGTGTCGTCGAGCCCCAAGCACCGGAGGAACAACCACTCGAGACTGGAGCCCTATCGACCGGAGCCGGAGCTCAGTCGTGAGGACACGGGCTGCAACCTCCAGCACATCAGCGACAGAGAGAACATAGACG atCTTCCCATGGAGTACAACCCCTCGGATCACCCCAGGGCCAGCACCATCTTCCTCAGCAAGTCACAAACTGATG ttcGAGAAAAGCGGAAGAGCCTTTACATCAACCAT TTTACACACATTTCGGAAAATAAG CATCATCCAGGCCCTGTGAGACGGAAGTACAGCTCCTGTTCCACTATATTTCTTGACGAGAGCACCGTCAGTCAACCCAACCTCAAATACACCATCAAATG tgtagCCCTTGCAATTTATTACCACATAAAGAACAG AGACGTTGACGGACAGATGCTGTTAGACATCTTTGACGAGAAGCTGCATCCTCTCACG AAATCGGAGGTTCCTTCTGACTATGACAAACACGATCCGGAGCAGAAGCAGATCTACCGCTTCGTCAGGACTCTGTTCAGTGCAGCTCAACTCACGGCCGAGTGCGCCATCGTCACTCTG gtCTATTTGGAGAGGCTCTTGACCTACGCCGAGATCGACATTTGCCCATCCAATTGGAAGCGCATCGTGCTTGGAGCCATCCTCTTGGCTTCAAAAGTCTGGGACGACCAGGCGGTCTGGAACGTCGACTACTGCCAGATTCTCAAGGACATCACTGTGGAAGACAT GAACGAGCTGGAGCGCCAATTCCTGGAGTTGTTGCAGTTCAACATCAACGTGCCGTCCAGTGTTTACGCCAAGTATTACTTCGATCTGCGCTCGCTGGCCGAGGCCAACAACCTCAGCTTCCCTCTGGAACCCCTCAGCAGGGACAAGGCCCAGAAACTAGAG GCCATCTCTCGAGTGTGTGACGACAAGTATAAGGACTTGAAGAAACTAGCCAAGAAGCGATCTGTGAGTGCCGACAACCTGACGGTGGTGCGTTGGTGTCCAGCCATCATTTCCTAA